Proteins found in one Colletes latitarsis isolate SP2378_abdomen chromosome 8, iyColLati1, whole genome shotgun sequence genomic segment:
- the LOC143344549 gene encoding uncharacterized protein LOC143344549: MGAAKLTKGVITSRLELIEKNWATFLEAHDQLIDVFSQTEPDNQYFKLDYIGQCEEAYVQQKAILLDLKEEYTTGKPEPSHCNSSLRSLPKIALPNFSGDYKSWSNFRDLFQTLILDNVSLSPVEKLHYLKTSLTGEPALLLQNIPVTGDNFERAWTTITERYQNLRVLIHAQLTSLMSQQPIKRESSRALKELLNGTTDAVQALEALKRPVRQWDDWLVFITAEKLDPRTRMGWETSIGSTSEPPTFEQLRTFLTTKLRALEAVEGSSSSPAAPTEKTGVLRHE; encoded by the coding sequence atgggtgcGGCCAAACTAACTAAAGGTGTTATTACATCGCGTTTGGAGCTCATAGAAAAGAACTGGGCCACGTTTCTCGAAGCACACGATCAGCTCATCGATGTTTTTTCGCAGACCGAACCCGATAATCAGTATTTTAAATTAGACTACATCGGCCAGTGCGAGGAGGCGTACGTTCAACAAAAAGCGATTCTACTCGATCTAAAGGAAGAATATACAACGGGTAAGCCCGAACCATCTCACTGTAATTCGTCGCTTCGATCACTACCAAAAATAGCACTGCCGAATTTTTCCGGCGATTATAAAAGTTGGTCAAATTTTCGCGATCTATTTCAAACGCTTATTCTAGACAATGTATCTCTCTCTCCTGTTGAAAAGCTGCATTATTTAAAGACCAGCCTGACTGGCGAACCTGCGCTACTTCTACAAAATATACCGGTCACTGGCGATAACTTCGAACGAGCTTGGACAACAATAACTGAACGGTATCAAAATCTGCGTGTACTGATCCACGCCCAACTGACTTCTCTGATGTCCCAACAACCTATAAAAAGGGAATCATCTAGAGCCCTGAAGGAGCTCCTGAACGGCACGACGGACGCAGTCCAAGCCTTGGAGGCCTTGAAGCGACCAGTCCGGCAATGGGACGACTGGCTCGTCTTCATAACGGCCGAGAAGCTGGATCCAAGGACTCGAATGGGCTGGGAAACGTCCATCGGATCCACTTCTGAACCTCCAACCTTCGAACAACTGAGAACCTTTCTTACTACAAAACTGCGCGCTCTAGAAGCGGTGGAAGGATCGTCCAGCTCACCTGCGGCGCCCACAGAGAAGACCGGAGTCCTGCGACACGAATAG